Proteins co-encoded in one Novosphingobium sp. PP1Y genomic window:
- a CDS encoding DUF4440 domain-containing protein has product MNQFANSAAELAVRTRRAAFNHAIENGDLAAIAPILGRDCVMVTGSDSAVISGRNAQLKVWKREFASPARAIYTRTPDRVVVSAVEPIALEYGRWQGLEDRSGKSLGSGNYTAKWREVLGEWVIVAEIYVTLA; this is encoded by the coding sequence ATGAACCAGTTTGCCAATTCCGCCGCCGAACTTGCCGTGCGCACACGACGTGCTGCCTTCAATCATGCGATCGAAAATGGCGACCTGGCTGCCATTGCGCCCATCCTCGGGCGCGACTGCGTGATGGTGACTGGATCGGACAGTGCCGTGATTTCGGGCCGCAACGCCCAGCTCAAGGTCTGGAAGCGCGAGTTCGCGAGCCCGGCCCGGGCGATCTACACGCGCACGCCGGACCGGGTGGTCGTTTCCGCAGTCGAGCCGATCGCGCTGGAGTATGGGCGCTGGCAAGGCCTGGAGGACCGTTCGGGCAAGTCGCTGGGCAGCGGTAACTACACCGCGAAATGGCGCGAAGTGCTGGGCGAGTGGGTCATCGTGGCGGAGATCTACGTCACCCTCGCGTGA
- a CDS encoding COG3650 family protein: MIGSRALFVARRGLLAASLTLAACQPGASDVPGDSNDHRPWNGIAKDEVVHFIGTEPFWGGKAEGTSLTYTTPENPEGETIAVARFAGRGGLSLSGSLSGGEMTLAITPGECSDGMSSADYPFGVTLRIGDEVRQGCAWTRNNPRTGGERG, from the coding sequence ATGATCGGATCACGAGCCCTGTTCGTTGCCCGCCGGGGCCTGCTTGCCGCATCGCTGACGCTCGCCGCTTGCCAGCCGGGCGCATCCGACGTTCCGGGTGACAGCAACGATCACCGGCCATGGAATGGAATAGCCAAGGATGAGGTCGTCCACTTCATCGGTACGGAACCGTTCTGGGGCGGGAAGGCCGAAGGAACGAGCCTGACCTATACGACACCGGAAAATCCGGAAGGTGAAACGATCGCCGTTGCACGCTTTGCCGGTCGCGGGGGGCTCTCTCTCAGCGGTAGCCTCTCGGGCGGCGAAATGACGCTGGCAATCACGCCGGGCGAATGCAGCGACGGTATGTCCAGCGCAGACTATCCTTTTGGCGTAACCTTGCGCATTGGCGATGAGGTCCGTCAGGGTTGCGCATGGACCAGGAACAATCCCAGGACGGGTGGGGAGCGGGGTTAG
- a CDS encoding OsmC family protein: protein MTTNSASARYEGFGKNGKGAISTRSGVLSDQPYGFGTRFEGQPGTNPEELIAAAHAACFTMATSFALASAGHDGGTLETNCVVTLDKDGAGFKVTKSELSLSATIPGISQEDFASIADDAKANCPISKLLNCEVTLEKSLAG from the coding sequence ATGACCACCAATTCCGCTTCCGCGCGCTACGAAGGCTTCGGCAAGAACGGCAAGGGCGCGATCAGCACCCGCTCCGGCGTCCTGAGCGACCAGCCTTACGGTTTCGGAACGCGATTCGAAGGCCAGCCGGGGACAAATCCCGAGGAACTCATCGCCGCAGCCCATGCCGCCTGCTTCACAATGGCAACCAGCTTTGCGCTCGCATCGGCGGGCCACGATGGCGGCACACTTGAGACGAATTGCGTGGTGACGCTCGACAAGGACGGTGCGGGCTTCAAGGTGACAAAGTCCGAACTCTCGCTAAGCGCCACGATCCCCGGCATCAGCCAGGAGGACTTCGCGAGCATCGCCGACGATGCCAAGGCCAACTGCCCGATCTCCAAGCTGCTCAATTGCGAAGTCACGCTGGAGAAGTCGCTGGCCGGCTGA
- a CDS encoding Rieske 2Fe-2S domain-containing protein: MAFVTMLENATRQGRPVVAAMGVQGLGLAVAKSRGSRFDAQRKCPHLGFGVCRGRLERGTLTCELHHA; this comes from the coding sequence ATGGCATTCGTGACGATGTTGGAAAATGCGACTCGGCAGGGCCGCCCGGTTGTTGCAGCCATGGGAGTGCAGGGCCTTGGCCTGGCCGTGGCGAAGTCGCGGGGCAGTCGCTTCGACGCGCAGCGCAAATGTCCGCATCTTGGCTTCGGGGTCTGTCGCGGCAGGTTGGAACGCGGCACGCTCACCTGCGAATTGCACCACGCCTAG
- a CDS encoding TrkA family potassium uptake protein, translating into MAGEYDSIDVAARRVLGSPLQNLVRAAIFVLAVFVLATAGFVASGWSFGDAAYMVILTIFSVGYGEVHPIDTAWLRTLDIATIVLGCTGMIVLTGALVQVFAHYQIRNILGIDRMQSQIDRLTNHAIVCGYGRIGKQLAIELQRARTPFIIVDRNPAKIAEAEAAGHLTLKADATDEASLKSAGIERARVLATVLPDDALNVFITLSARNLNPRMEIIARGEYPTTEGKLIHAGADKVVLPTHIGAERIAEMIVYPTTSRFLGEAPQVRDLKRGLHEFGLEIEAVTVPEKSALAGATVGEAERRACGAFFLVQIDRPNGQSYVHPAEDTRIEAGDTVVLVLRGTRMTAGSIFTEPRQPFKMGRGYV; encoded by the coding sequence ATGGCAGGCGAGTATGACAGCATAGACGTGGCCGCCCGCCGCGTACTCGGTTCGCCGCTGCAGAACCTCGTGCGCGCGGCGATCTTCGTCCTCGCCGTCTTCGTGCTCGCCACCGCAGGCTTCGTCGCATCCGGCTGGAGTTTCGGCGACGCCGCCTACATGGTCATCCTCACGATCTTCTCGGTGGGTTACGGCGAAGTCCACCCGATCGACACCGCCTGGCTGCGCACGCTCGACATCGCGACGATCGTGCTGGGCTGCACCGGCATGATCGTGCTGACCGGTGCCCTCGTCCAGGTCTTCGCGCATTACCAGATACGCAACATTCTCGGGATCGACCGCATGCAAAGCCAGATCGACCGCCTCACCAACCACGCCATCGTCTGCGGCTACGGCCGCATCGGCAAGCAGCTTGCCATAGAGCTGCAACGCGCACGAACCCCGTTCATCATCGTCGACCGCAACCCGGCCAAGATAGCCGAGGCCGAAGCGGCAGGACACCTGACGCTCAAGGCCGATGCCACCGATGAAGCCTCGCTCAAGTCAGCGGGGATCGAACGCGCCCGGGTCCTGGCGACAGTCTTGCCCGACGATGCGCTCAATGTTTTCATCACTCTCTCGGCCCGCAACCTCAATCCGCGGATGGAAATCATCGCCCGCGGCGAATATCCCACGACCGAAGGCAAGCTGATCCACGCCGGGGCCGACAAGGTGGTGCTGCCCACCCATATCGGGGCCGAACGGATCGCCGAGATGATCGTCTATCCCACGACGTCGCGATTCCTGGGCGAAGCCCCGCAAGTGCGCGATCTCAAGCGCGGCCTGCACGAATTCGGGCTGGAGATCGAGGCGGTGACGGTTCCGGAAAAGTCGGCGCTGGCAGGGGCAACGGTCGGGGAAGCCGAGCGCCGGGCCTGCGGCGCGTTCTTCCTCGTCCAGATCGACCGGCCCAATGGCCAGAGCTACGTCCACCCTGCCGAGGATACGCGCATCGAGGCGGGCGATACGGTCGTGCTCGTCCTGCGCGGCACGCGGATGACGGCGGGCTCGATCTTCACCGAACCACGCCAGCCTTTCAAGATGGGGCGCGGTTACGTCTGA
- a CDS encoding cupin domain-containing protein has translation MSDADTTAGQIVARLGLEPHPEGGWYRETWRADAPPGTRAGATAIHFLLEAGQRSHWHRVDAAELWLWHAGHPLTLEMAPDEAGPVSRTVLGGNVLSGEAPQVLVPPGLWQAAAPIGGWTLASCVVAPGFEFSGFELAPPDWSPRS, from the coding sequence ATGAGCGACGCCGATACGACCGCTGGGCAGATCGTCGCGCGCCTCGGCCTTGAACCGCACCCGGAGGGCGGCTGGTACCGCGAGACCTGGCGCGCCGACGCCCCGCCTGGAACGCGCGCTGGTGCCACGGCCATCCATTTCCTGCTCGAGGCAGGCCAGCGCTCCCACTGGCACCGCGTCGATGCCGCCGAACTGTGGCTGTGGCATGCCGGACATCCGCTCACGCTGGAGATGGCGCCCGATGAAGCCGGCCCTGTCAGCCGGACCGTGCTGGGCGGCAATGTCCTGTCGGGCGAGGCGCCTCAGGTCCTCGTGCCGCCGGGCCTCTGGCAGGCGGCGGCGCCGATCGGCGGCTGGACGCTGGCAAGCTGCGTGGTCGCGCCCGGATTCGAGTTCTCGGGCTTCGAACTGGCCCCGCCCGACTGGTCGCCACGCAGCTGA
- a CDS encoding GMC family oxidoreductase has protein sequence MGEFDYIIVGGGSAGCVLANRLSTDPGNRVLLLEAGGKDDYIWIRVPVGYLYCIGNPRTDWCMSTQAEAGLNGRMLKYPRGRVLGGCSSINGMIYMRGQAADYDGWRQAGNSGWGWDEVLPYFKQAEDHFEGPSAYHGSGGELRVEKQRLRWKILEAFQQACSEYGIAAVDDFNRGDNEGAGFFQVTQRKGWRWSAADAFLRPVRSRANLKIETGALVDKVIVEDGRAVGIAYCVGGEQRTARARGEVVLAAGAIGSPAILERSGIGDAAHLSALGIAPLVDRPEVGGNLQDHLQLRCAWKVSGVATLNQRAANLFGKALIGLEYVLRRTGPMAMAPSQLGAFAKSDARYATANLEYHVQPLSLEAFGGALDPFPAFTASVCNLRPESRGTTRIASADPAEAPGIRPNYLSTEEDRRVAAQAIRVTRGIVAQPALARYNPEEVRPGAAYQSEEDLQRAAGDIGTTIFHPVGTAAMGSVVDAELRVIGLDRLRVIDASVMPTITSGNTNAPTMMIAEKGAAMILAAARA, from the coding sequence ATGGGAGAGTTCGACTACATCATCGTCGGTGGCGGCAGCGCCGGTTGCGTGCTTGCCAATCGCCTGAGTACGGACCCGGGAAACCGCGTCCTCCTGCTCGAAGCAGGCGGCAAGGACGACTACATCTGGATCCGCGTCCCGGTGGGCTACCTCTATTGCATCGGCAACCCGCGAACCGACTGGTGCATGTCGACGCAAGCCGAGGCGGGCCTCAACGGACGCATGCTGAAGTATCCGCGCGGGCGCGTCCTAGGCGGCTGCTCCTCGATCAATGGCATGATCTACATGCGCGGACAGGCAGCCGACTATGACGGTTGGCGGCAGGCCGGCAACTCCGGCTGGGGGTGGGACGAGGTACTGCCCTACTTCAAGCAGGCCGAGGACCACTTCGAAGGGCCCAGCGCATACCACGGCAGCGGCGGGGAACTCCGCGTGGAGAAGCAACGCCTGCGCTGGAAGATCCTCGAGGCGTTCCAACAGGCGTGCAGCGAATACGGGATCGCCGCCGTGGACGACTTCAATCGCGGCGACAATGAAGGCGCGGGCTTCTTCCAGGTTACCCAGCGCAAGGGCTGGCGCTGGAGCGCTGCCGACGCCTTCCTGCGTCCGGTACGCTCACGCGCGAACCTCAAGATCGAGACCGGTGCCCTCGTCGACAAGGTGATCGTCGAGGACGGACGCGCGGTCGGTATCGCCTATTGCGTCGGCGGCGAGCAGCGCACGGCCAGGGCGCGCGGCGAAGTCGTGCTGGCGGCAGGCGCAATCGGCTCACCCGCGATACTCGAGCGCAGCGGCATCGGCGATGCAGCCCACCTGTCTGCGCTGGGCATCGCCCCGCTCGTCGACCGCCCGGAAGTCGGCGGCAACCTGCAGGACCACCTGCAACTGCGCTGCGCCTGGAAAGTCTCGGGCGTGGCCACGCTCAACCAGCGCGCCGCCAATCTGTTCGGCAAGGCGCTGATCGGGCTGGAATATGTCCTGCGCCGCACCGGCCCCATGGCGATGGCTCCCAGCCAGTTGGGCGCCTTCGCGAAAAGCGACGCGCGCTACGCCACGGCCAACCTGGAATATCACGTCCAGCCGCTCAGCCTCGAAGCCTTCGGCGGCGCGCTGGACCCCTTCCCCGCCTTCACCGCCAGCGTATGCAACCTGCGCCCCGAGAGCCGCGGAACAACCCGGATCGCCAGCGCCGATCCGGCCGAGGCGCCGGGTATCCGCCCCAACTACCTGTCAACCGAGGAAGACCGCCGCGTCGCAGCCCAGGCCATCCGCGTGACCCGCGGCATCGTCGCGCAGCCCGCCCTTGCCCGCTACAACCCCGAGGAAGTGCGCCCCGGCGCCGCCTACCAGAGCGAGGAAGACCTGCAGCGCGCGGCAGGCGACATCGGCACGACCATCTTCCACCCGGTCGGTACCGCGGCGATGGGCTCGGTCGTCGATGCCGAGCTGCGCGTTATCGGACTTGATCGCCTGCGGGTCATCGATGCATCGGTCATGCCCACGATCACGTCTGGCAACACCAATGCGCCCACGATGATGATCGCCGAAAAGGGCGCCGCGATGATCCTCGCCGCCGCGCGGGCCTGA
- a CDS encoding dipeptidase → MRYKALRTSLLLALAASPAVAIAAPDPQQVALSALREAPVWDGHNDVPEQLRERRKDILAGFDFTDTSGTADPGHDLQAMQTDIARLRKGHVGAQFWSVYVSAKLDDQHAVQATLEQIDVAKRLIAAYPKDLMFATSSADVARAMKAGKVAPLLGMEGGHSIGGSLGVLRQMYALGARYMTLTHFRNTAWADSATDTPEHDGLTEFGRDVVREMQRMGMLVDLSHVSAATMRDALEVARAPVMFSHSNARAINGHTRNVPDDVLELLAKNGGIVMVNVFPTYVVEPTRQWLAAQAGEKARQASLHPGDPEGAEAALKAWEKANPMPRGSISDVADHIEHVVRVAGIDHVGLGGDFDGVDVTVAGMEDVSTYPALFTELARRGMVKADLEKIASGNMMRVMKAAEAYASAHRGDPAIESPTTF, encoded by the coding sequence ATGCGATACAAAGCCTTGCGCACAAGCCTGCTCCTTGCCCTGGCCGCGTCCCCCGCTGTTGCCATCGCCGCGCCCGATCCGCAGCAGGTCGCCTTGTCGGCCCTGCGCGAAGCCCCCGTGTGGGACGGACACAACGATGTGCCCGAGCAGCTGCGCGAAAGGCGCAAGGACATCCTTGCAGGCTTCGACTTTACCGACACGAGCGGAACCGCCGATCCGGGGCACGATCTGCAGGCGATGCAGACGGACATTGCGCGCCTGCGCAAGGGGCATGTGGGCGCACAGTTCTGGTCGGTCTATGTTTCGGCCAAGCTGGACGACCAGCATGCCGTGCAGGCGACGCTGGAGCAGATCGACGTCGCAAAGCGCCTGATCGCCGCCTATCCCAAGGACCTGATGTTCGCGACAAGCAGCGCCGATGTGGCGCGGGCCATGAAGGCGGGCAAGGTGGCTCCGCTGCTGGGGATGGAGGGCGGCCATTCGATCGGCGGATCGCTGGGCGTACTGCGGCAGATGTATGCGCTCGGCGCGCGCTACATGACGCTCACGCATTTCAGGAACACTGCCTGGGCCGACAGCGCCACCGACACGCCCGAGCATGACGGGCTCACCGAGTTCGGCCGCGATGTTGTGCGCGAGATGCAGCGCATGGGAATGCTCGTGGATCTCAGCCATGTAAGCGCGGCGACCATGCGCGATGCGTTGGAGGTCGCGCGCGCGCCGGTGATGTTCAGCCATTCCAACGCGCGGGCGATCAACGGCCATACGCGCAATGTCCCCGACGACGTTCTTGAACTGCTGGCGAAGAACGGAGGGATCGTCATGGTCAATGTTTTCCCGACTTACGTGGTCGAGCCGACCCGCCAGTGGCTGGCGGCGCAGGCCGGGGAAAAGGCGCGGCAGGCATCCCTGCATCCGGGCGATCCCGAGGGCGCGGAGGCGGCCCTGAAGGCCTGGGAAAAGGCCAACCCGATGCCGCGCGGCTCGATAAGCGACGTCGCCGACCACATCGAACATGTCGTCAGGGTCGCCGGGATCGACCATGTCGGGCTGGGCGGCGATTTCGACGGCGTCGATGTCACGGTTGCGGGGATGGAAGACGTGTCGACTTATCCCGCGCTGTTCACCGAACTGGCGCGCCGGGGCATGGTGAAAGCGGATCTGGAGAAAATTGCCAGCGGCAACATGATGCGGGTAATGAAAGCGGCCGAAGCCTACGCGTCAGCCCACCGCGGTGATCCGGCCATCGAATCGCCGACGACGTTCTGA
- a CDS encoding DUF1810 domain-containing protein: MADLERFVDAQRAFYAQALSELQDGAKMSHWMWFIFPQIDGLGTSQTARLYAISGLTEAREYLAHEVLAPRLTACTEAMLIWAGKRSATSILGEVDAMKFCSCMTLFEAAGGGECFAHALDAFCQGRRDERTLELLNLR, translated from the coding sequence GTGGCCGATCTTGAACGCTTCGTCGATGCTCAGCGGGCGTTTTATGCCCAGGCGCTCAGCGAACTGCAGGACGGCGCCAAGATGAGCCACTGGATGTGGTTCATCTTTCCCCAGATCGACGGCCTTGGCACCAGCCAGACCGCCCGCCTTTACGCCATATCCGGCCTTACCGAAGCCCGGGAATATCTGGCGCACGAGGTACTCGCCCCGCGGCTCACCGCCTGCACCGAAGCGATGCTGATCTGGGCCGGGAAACGCAGTGCGACTTCAATTCTCGGCGAAGTCGACGCGATGAAATTCTGCAGTTGCATGACCCTGTTCGAAGCGGCCGGCGGCGGCGAATGCTTCGCCCATGCTCTCGACGCCTTCTGCCAAGGGCGCCGCGACGAACGCACGCTGGAACTGCTCAACCTGCGCTAG
- the dapD gene encoding 2,3,4,5-tetrahydropyridine-2,6-dicarboxylate N-succinyltransferase, with translation MSELETAIEAAWEARDTVTPKSDDVRKIVDEALGLIESGAARVAEPDGQGGWKVNQWLKKAVLLSFRLNDNAPVPGAAGGSPAFDKVPVKFDGWDEAKFREAGFRVVPGAVARRGTFISKNVVLMPSFVNIGAYVGEGTMVDTWATVGSCAQIGKNVHISGGVGIGGVLEPLQAGPVIIEDNAFIGARSEVAEGVIVGEGAVISMGVFLGASTKIIDRATGEVHIGKVPPYAVVVPGSLPGKPLPDGTPGPSLYCAVIVKTVDAQTRSKTGINELLRD, from the coding sequence ATGTCCGAACTCGAAACCGCGATCGAAGCCGCCTGGGAAGCGCGCGACACCGTCACCCCCAAGAGCGACGACGTTCGCAAGATCGTCGACGAAGCGCTCGGCCTTATCGAATCGGGCGCCGCGCGCGTGGCCGAACCCGACGGCCAGGGTGGCTGGAAGGTAAACCAGTGGCTGAAGAAGGCCGTTCTCCTGAGCTTCCGCCTCAATGACAATGCCCCGGTCCCCGGCGCCGCGGGCGGCTCGCCCGCGTTCGACAAGGTACCGGTGAAGTTCGACGGCTGGGATGAGGCGAAGTTCCGCGAAGCCGGCTTCCGCGTCGTACCCGGCGCCGTCGCCCGCCGCGGCACCTTCATCTCGAAGAACGTCGTGCTCATGCCCAGCTTCGTCAACATCGGCGCCTACGTCGGTGAAGGCACGATGGTCGACACCTGGGCGACCGTCGGCTCGTGCGCCCAGATCGGCAAGAACGTCCACATCTCGGGCGGCGTCGGCATCGGCGGCGTGCTCGAACCGCTGCAGGCCGGCCCGGTCATCATCGAGGACAATGCCTTCATCGGCGCGCGTTCGGAAGTGGCCGAAGGCGTCATCGTCGGCGAAGGCGCGGTGATCTCGATGGGCGTGTTCCTGGGCGCATCGACCAAGATCATCGACCGTGCGACCGGCGAAGTTCACATCGGCAAGGTTCCGCCCTACGCGGTTGTCGTCCCCGGCTCGCTGCCCGGCAAGCCGCTGCCCGACGGCACCCCCGGACCGTCGCTTTACTGCGCCGTGATCGTCAAGACGGTCGATGCCCAGACCCGCTCGAAGACCGGAATCAACGAGTTGCTGCGCGACTGA
- the gmk gene encoding guanylate kinase translates to MDSASHPIQDAAAGGSLARRGLMFIMSSPSGAGKTTISRMLLERDEHICMSVSCTTRPPRPGEVDGKDYHFVSQAEFDRMVADEEFLEWATVFGNSYGTPKAQVKAGLKEGQDYLFDIDWQGTQQLYQKLERDVVRVFLLPPSIDELRRRLTGRGTDSEDVIAARMERARSEISHWDGYDYVVVNDDIDACFDKVREILAAERMRRARQTGLIGFVRELMTP, encoded by the coding sequence ATGGACAGCGCATCCCACCCCATCCAAGACGCAGCCGCCGGCGGCTCGCTGGCCCGGCGCGGCCTCATGTTCATCATGTCCTCGCCCTCGGGCGCCGGCAAGACGACGATTTCGCGCATGCTGCTCGAACGTGACGAGCACATCTGCATGTCGGTTTCGTGCACCACCCGCCCGCCGCGCCCGGGCGAAGTCGATGGCAAGGACTACCATTTCGTCAGTCAGGCAGAGTTCGACCGCATGGTCGCCGACGAGGAATTCCTCGAATGGGCCACGGTGTTCGGCAACAGCTACGGCACCCCCAAGGCACAAGTGAAGGCGGGGCTGAAGGAAGGACAGGACTACCTGTTCGACATCGACTGGCAAGGCACGCAGCAGCTTTACCAGAAGCTGGAGCGCGACGTCGTGCGCGTATTCCTGCTGCCGCCCAGCATCGACGAACTGCGCCGTCGACTGACCGGGCGCGGCACCGACAGCGAGGACGTGATCGCCGCGCGCATGGAACGCGCCCGTTCCGAGATCAGCCACTGGGACGGCTACGACTACGTCGTCGTCAACGACGATATCGACGCCTGCTTCGACAAGGTGCGCGAGATCCTGGCCGCCGAACGGATGCGCCGCGCCCGCCAGACCGGCCTGATCGGCTTCGTTCGCGAACTGATGACGCCCTGA
- a CDS encoding SspB family protein produces the protein MNDTPPDSMIPYDEIVQEALRAVVGRVLGQVEAANGILPGSHHFYITFKTTAPGVSIPDDLRARFPDEMTIVLQNKFWDLGVREDGFTVSLSFNQLPAKLDIPFSAITAFVDPAVDFGLQFQAMAEDDEEDMPGMAGNDGSERDVASRITPSEDGSNVVSVDFGKKK, from the coding sequence ATGAACGATACGCCACCAGACAGCATGATCCCATACGACGAGATCGTACAGGAAGCCCTGCGCGCCGTAGTCGGACGCGTTCTTGGCCAAGTGGAAGCCGCCAACGGCATCCTGCCGGGCAGCCATCATTTCTACATCACGTTCAAGACGACGGCCCCCGGCGTCAGCATTCCCGACGATCTGCGTGCCCGTTTCCCCGACGAGATGACGATCGTCCTCCAGAACAAGTTCTGGGACCTTGGCGTGCGCGAAGACGGTTTCACGGTGAGCCTGAGCTTCAACCAGCTTCCCGCGAAACTGGACATCCCCTTCTCGGCGATCACCGCCTTCGTCGACCCGGCGGTCGATTTCGGCCTGCAGTTCCAGGCCATGGCCGAGGACGATGAAGAGGACATGCCCGGCATGGCCGGGAACGACGGTTCGGAACGCGATGTCGCCTCGCGCATTACTCCCAGCGAGGATGGATCGAACGTCGTTTCGGTCGATTTCGGCAAGAAGAAGTAG
- the hisB gene encoding imidazoleglycerol-phosphate dehydratase HisB, with product MRTASINRKTHETDIAVEVNLDGTGSYDVSTGIGFLDHMIEQFSRHSLIDITCRIAGDLHVDQHHTTEDSAIAIGQAIAKAMGDKAGIGRYGDVHSPMDEALCRVSLDISGRPYFVWKAAFTQEKLGEFDTELVEHWFHSISQAVGITLHMELLYGTNNHHICEGLFKGFARAMRTAVELDPRKGGAIPSTKGILGQDTL from the coding sequence ATGCGCACAGCTTCGATCAATCGCAAGACCCACGAGACCGACATCGCCGTCGAAGTGAACCTCGACGGTACGGGCTCCTATGACGTTTCGACCGGGATTGGCTTTCTCGATCACATGATCGAGCAGTTCTCGCGCCATTCGCTGATCGATATTACCTGCAGGATCGCAGGCGATCTGCACGTCGATCAGCACCACACCACCGAGGACAGCGCCATCGCGATCGGCCAGGCGATCGCCAAGGCGATGGGCGACAAGGCCGGGATCGGCCGCTACGGCGACGTTCACTCGCCGATGGACGAGGCACTGTGCCGCGTTTCGCTCGACATATCCGGGCGGCCCTATTTCGTGTGGAAGGCCGCCTTCACGCAGGAAAAGCTGGGTGAGTTCGATACCGAGCTGGTCGAACACTGGTTCCACTCGATCTCCCAGGCGGTGGGCATCACCCTGCACATGGAACTGCTCTACGGCACCAACAACCACCACATCTGCGAGGGGCTGTTCAAGGGCTTCGCCCGGGCCATGCGCACGGCGGTGGAACTCGACCCGCGCAAGGGCGGGGCGATTCCGTCGACCAAGGGGATCCTCGGACAGGACACGCTGTGA
- a CDS encoding YciI family protein codes for MASFILSLRYIAPIEAVDALLAEHVDWLKAGHEAGHLIGWGRKVPREGGIVFARGESREAVAALAGNDPFVKGGVAEVDVIEWAPTFLSTGIEGLAE; via the coding sequence ATGGCGAGCTTCATTCTCTCGCTGCGCTACATCGCCCCAATCGAAGCCGTGGATGCGCTGCTGGCCGAGCATGTCGACTGGCTCAAGGCGGGGCATGAAGCCGGCCACCTCATCGGCTGGGGCCGCAAGGTCCCGCGCGAGGGCGGCATCGTCTTTGCCAGGGGCGAGAGCCGCGAAGCCGTCGCCGCGCTCGCCGGGAACGATCCGTTCGTCAAGGGCGGGGTCGCCGAAGTCGACGTGATCGAATGGGCGCCCACGTTCCTGTCGACCGGGATCGAAGGGCTCGCCGAATGA
- the hisH gene encoding imidazole glycerol phosphate synthase subunit HisH: MTLALIDYGAGNLHSVANALRAAGAQDVKVTADPAVVRAADRIVLPGVGSFKACAKGLWAIPGMVDAMTERVHVGGAPFLGICVGMQLLATRGLEHGSTMGLGWIPGEVRLIERTDPAIKIPHMGWNDVSLGRKDPAHGLVEAGEAYFLHSYHFVPEEGHDIAAMTDHGGGLVAAVARDNVVGVQFHPEKSQAFGLALLSRFLDWKP, from the coding sequence ATGACGCTGGCCCTGATCGATTACGGTGCGGGCAATCTCCACTCTGTAGCCAATGCCCTGCGCGCGGCGGGGGCGCAGGACGTCAAGGTTACCGCCGATCCCGCCGTCGTTCGCGCGGCGGACCGTATCGTTCTGCCCGGCGTCGGCTCGTTCAAGGCCTGCGCCAAGGGGCTCTGGGCGATCCCCGGCATGGTCGATGCAATGACCGAGCGGGTCCACGTGGGCGGTGCGCCGTTTCTGGGCATCTGCGTGGGCATGCAGCTTCTTGCCACCCGGGGCCTGGAACATGGCTCCACCATGGGCCTTGGCTGGATTCCGGGTGAAGTGCGCCTGATCGAGCGTACCGATCCGGCGATCAAGATCCCGCACATGGGCTGGAACGACGTTTCGCTCGGCCGCAAGGACCCGGCGCACGGGCTGGTCGAGGCGGGCGAGGCCTATTTCCTGCACTCCTATCATTTCGTGCCCGAAGAGGGGCATGACATTGCGGCGATGACCGACCATGGCGGCGGACTTGTCGCTGCCGTGGCCCGCGACAATGTCGTTGGCGTGCAGTTCCACCCCGAAAAGAGCCAGGCCTTCGGCCTCGCGCTGCTTTCCCGTTTCCTCGATTGGAAGCCTTGA